One genomic region from Anopheles bellator chromosome 2, idAnoBellAS_SP24_06.2, whole genome shotgun sequence encodes:
- the LOC131211490 gene encoding ribonucleoside-diphosphate reductase large subunit, whose translation MVLKSSKMYVFKRDGRKEEVHLDKITSRIQKLCYGLNMDFVDPVTITLKVISGIYSGVTTQELDNLAAETAATMTTNHADYAILAARLVVSNLHKETKKQFSDVMHDLYMMENECLKIKSPMISDFHYKVIMDNADRLNSAIVYDRDFSYNYFGFKTLERSYLLKIKGKIVERPQHMLMRVAIGIHGEDIEAAIETYNLLSERYFTHASPTLFAAATPRPQLSSCFLLTMSDDSIEGIYDTLKQCALISKSAGGIGLNVHCIRSKGTYIRGTNGISNGLVPLLRVYNNTARYVDQGGNKRPGAFAIYLEPWHGDVFEFLDLKKNTGKEEVRARDMFYALWIPDLFMKRVEANEMWSLMCPHDCPGLAESWGEEFEKLYTGYEQEGRFIRQVKAQDLWFAIIESQVETGVPYMLYKDACNRKSNQQNVGTIKCSNLCTEIVEYSSKDEIAVCNLASIALNMFVKPDRTYDFAKLKHVAKTVTCNLNKIIDVNFYPVPEAKRSNMRHRPIGIGVQGMADAFILMRLPYESEGAQKLNQQIFETIYYGALEASCELAEKDGPYETYAGSPVSKGILQYDMWDKKPTELWNWTELKAKIAIHGVRNSLLLAPMPTASTAQILGNNESFEPYTSNIYNRRVLSGEFQVVNHHLLKDLTELDLWDEDMKNQILAHNGSIQQIEEIPQHIRDLYKTVWEISVKTCIKMAADRGAFIDQSQSFNIHVAEPNYGKLTSIHFYGWKMGLKTGMYYLRTKPAVNAIQFTVDKSKLQGSTSQQLNASRQSMNGTAEVSLAEGSPPTAQMQRSLINGSNSSTPRRPANEANGTDQESQMNGSMADRNQRMAEMVCSLENRDDCMMCGS comes from the exons GTTACAATCACTCTGAAGGTCATAAGTGGAATTTACTCCGGCGTAACCACGCAAGAACTGGACAATTTGGCCGCCGAGACAGCTGCTACTATGACAACAAATCATGCCGATTACGCGATCCTTGCAGCGCGCCTTGTTGTGTCGAATCTGCACaaggaaacaaagaaacaattttccg ACGTTATGCACGATCTGTACATGATGGAGAACGAATGCCTGAAAATAAAGTCTCCAATGATCTCGGATTTTCACTACAAAGTGATCATGGACAATGCGGATCGGCTGAACTCGGCGATAGTGTACGATCGCGATTTTAGCTACAACTACTTCGGCTTTAAAACGTTGGAACGCTCGTATTTGTTGAAGATCAAGGGCAAAATCGTTGAGCGTCCACAGCACATGCTGATGCGTGTGGCCATCGGTATCCACGGCGAGGACATTGAGGCGGCCATCGAGACGTACAATCTGCTGTCGGAGCGTTACTTCACGCACGCGTCGCCTACCCTGTTTGCGGCGGCCACTCCGCGTCCGCAGCTTTCGTCCTGCTTTCTGTTGACCATGTCGGACGACAGTATCGAGGGCATCTACGATACGCTCAAGCAGTGCGCATTGATCTCGAAATCGGCCGGAGGCATCGGGCTGAACGTGCACTGTATCCGGTCCAAGGGAACGTACATCCGGGGAACGAATGGCATCTCCAATGGGCTGGTGCCGTTGCTGCGCGTCTacaacaacacggcacggTACGTGGATCAGGGCGGTAACAAGAGGCCGGGTGCATTCGCCATCTACCTCGAACCGTGGCACGGAGATGTGTTTGAGTTTTTGGACCTAAAAAAGAACACTGGTAAGGAGGAGGTGCGCGCCCGAGACATGTTTTACGCACTCTGGATTCCCGATCTGTTCATGAAGCGTGTCGAGGCGAACGAGATGTGGAGCTTAATGTGCCCGCACGATTGTCCCGGGCTGGCTGAATCGTGGGGCGAGGAGTTTGAAAAGCTGTACACGGGATACGAACAGGAGGGGCGTTTCATTCGCCAGGTTAAGGCACAAGATTTGTGGTTCGCGATCATCGAATCGCAGGTGGAAACAGGCGTCCCGTACATGCTGTACAAGGACGCGTGCAACCGGAAGAGCAACCAGCAGAACGTCGGAACGATCAAATGTTCGAACCTGTGCACGGAGATTGTTGAGTATTCGTCGAAGGACGAAATCGCGGTGTGCAACCTGGCGTCGATTGCACTCAACATGTTCGTGAAACCGGATCGGACGTATGATTTCGCAAAGCTGAAGCACGTGGCCAAGACTGTGACGTGCAATCTGAACAAGATCATCGACGTCAATTTCTATCCGGTGCCGGAGGCGAAACGTTCCAACATGcgtcaccgaccgatcgggaTCGGCGTCCAGGGGATGGCCGATGCGTTCATTTTGATGCGCCTACCGTACGAAAGCGAAGGGGCACAGAAGCTGAACCAGCAAATTTTTGAAACCATCTACTACGGTGCACTGGAAGCGAGTTGCGAGCTGGCCGAGAAGGACGGTCCGTACGAAACGTACGCCGGAAGTCCAGTTAGCAAGGGCATCTTGCAGTATGACATGTGGGACAAGAAGCCAACGGAGCTGTGGAATTGGACCGAGCTGAAGGCAAAGATTGCGATCCACGGGGTCCGGAACTCCCTGCTGCTCGCACCGATGCCAACCGCATCGACGGCACAGATATTGGGCAACAACGAGTCGTTCGAACCGTACACATCGAACATCTACAATCGCCGGGTGCTGTCGGGTGAATTCCAGGTGGTCAACCATCACCTGCTGAAGGATCTGACCGAGCTGGATCTGTGGGACGAGGATATGAAAAACCAAATCCTGGCGCACAACGGATCGATACAGCAGATCGAGGAGATACCGCAGCACATCCGCGATCTGTACAAAACGGTGTGGGAGATCTCGGTGAAAACCTGCATCAAGATGGCCGCGGACCGTGGTGCCTTCATCGATCAGTCGCAATCATTCAACATTCACGTGGCGGAACCAAACTACGGCAAGCTAACGTCGATCCACTTCTACGGCTGGAAGATGGGTTTGAAGACCGGCATGTACTACTTGCGCACGAAGCCGGCGGTGAACGCGATCCAGTTCACGGTCGACAAGTCGAAGCTGCAGGGTTCGACTAGTCAGCAGCTGAACGCAAGCCGCCAATCAATGAACGGTACAGCTGAAGTTAGCCTGGCTGAAGGGTCGCCTCCGACCGCCCAAATGCAACGTTCGCTGATCAAcggtagcaacagcagcactccTCGCCGCCCTGCGAatgaagcgaacggaacggaccagGAGTCCCAGATGAATGGCTCGATGGCGGACCGAAACCAGCGAATGGCGGAGATGGTCTGCTCGCTGGAAAATAGGGACGACTGTATGATGTGCGGATCGTAG